Proteins encoded in a region of the Bacillus marinisedimentorum genome:
- a CDS encoding fructose-1-phosphate kinase has product MNDNEKLPPKTCTIDLLVTVEQDVEKVLEGRKKSARRNGRYADIGEIMELRDKKFKVTKVYQQDIRSISDEDARSEGFNSLDEYREYIMSMHKHSGKTPANNVWSPEKKVWVHEFEELE; this is encoded by the coding sequence ATGAACGACAACGAAAAGTTGCCGCCGAAAACGTGTACAATCGACCTGTTAGTGACAGTTGAGCAGGATGTGGAGAAAGTGCTGGAGGGAAGAAAGAAGTCAGCACGCCGCAACGGCCGCTATGCCGATATCGGCGAAATCATGGAACTCCGTGATAAAAAATTCAAAGTGACAAAAGTTTACCAGCAGGATATCCGCAGTATATCCGATGAGGATGCAAGAAGTGAAGGGTTTAATTCTCTTGATGAATATCGCGAATATATCATGAGTATGCATAAACATTCCGGCAAGACACCTGCCAACAATGTCTGGAGTCCGGAGAAAAAAGTGTGGGTGCATGAATTTGAAGAGCTGGAGTAA
- a CDS encoding TRAP transporter small permease: protein MKVIEKIDNALMFIEEKILSYSIIIIAVMVVGNVLNRAITGSSWSFSSEVSEFAVYLATFMGIGYAARKGRHISMSAFFDLAPPKIRKFLAILIPFVTAVILFVITYYAYQYTMSVYNSGRVTPALQLPVYIMIIWVPIGLFLGALQFLRNAWINIKEDDVYLATEKKDYI, encoded by the coding sequence TTGAAAGTCATCGAAAAAATCGATAATGCTCTGATGTTTATCGAGGAAAAGATCTTGAGCTATTCCATTATTATTATTGCTGTGATGGTTGTGGGTAACGTTTTGAACCGTGCGATAACCGGGTCAAGCTGGTCTTTTTCTTCTGAAGTCAGTGAATTTGCTGTCTACCTGGCCACTTTTATGGGCATCGGCTATGCAGCGAGGAAAGGGAGGCACATCAGCATGTCCGCCTTTTTCGATCTCGCACCTCCCAAAATCCGCAAATTTTTAGCTATCCTCATTCCGTTTGTAACGGCTGTCATTTTATTTGTCATTACTTACTACGCATACCAGTATACAATGAGTGTTTATAACTCGGGCCGAGTAACACCAGCCCTTCAGCTTCCTGTGTATATCATGATTATCTGGGTGCCGATCGGATTGTTTTTGGGGGCGCTGCAGTTTCTGCGGAATGCGTGGATCAACATTAAAGAGGACGATGTTTACTTAGCGACCGAGAAAAAAGACTATATTTAG
- a CDS encoding TRAP transporter large permease, with product MVATLLTIMVVLLVLGFPMMIPLIAAPLVIVLVFFEGLDPMLLVQQMMEGISAYVLLAVPLFIFAADIMSTGKTSQRLLDFVGSFVGHLRGGYAITTAAACTLFGSISGSTQATVVAIGKPMRERLLKAGYKDSSAIALIINSSDVALLIPPSIGMIIYALVTGTSVGDLFVAGIGPGLLVFAAFAAYSWIHAKIYKIPLADKVPWKERWSVMRKALLPIGFPIIIIGGIYSGIFSPTEAAGVSVLYAFILEVLIFRSIKLSDMPRIALSTGLVTSAVFVLVAGGQAFTWAISFARIPQMVTETVLGTDPSAMYILIIVTIFFFIGCMFVDPIVVILILTPIFYREAIAAGIDPIHLGVIITFQAALGSATPPFGVDIFTASAVFNKPYLEVIKGTPPYIFILVTIAVLLVVFEEISLFLL from the coding sequence ATGGTTGCGACGTTACTGACAATTATGGTTGTTTTACTGGTGCTCGGCTTTCCGATGATGATTCCATTGATTGCAGCACCGCTCGTGATTGTCCTTGTGTTTTTTGAAGGACTTGATCCGATGCTGCTTGTCCAGCAGATGATGGAGGGGATATCCGCTTACGTGCTGCTGGCAGTGCCGCTGTTCATTTTTGCCGCTGACATCATGTCGACGGGAAAGACCTCACAGCGCCTGCTTGATTTCGTCGGTTCCTTTGTCGGACATTTGCGCGGCGGCTATGCCATCACAACGGCTGCAGCCTGTACGCTTTTCGGATCGATTTCCGGATCCACCCAGGCAACCGTTGTCGCGATCGGAAAACCGATGCGCGAGCGCCTGCTGAAAGCAGGCTATAAAGATTCAAGCGCGATCGCTTTGATTATCAACTCGAGTGATGTGGCGCTATTGATCCCGCCGAGTATCGGCATGATCATCTATGCCCTGGTGACTGGCACATCAGTCGGCGATCTCTTCGTGGCAGGAATTGGGCCGGGGCTGCTTGTTTTCGCAGCTTTTGCGGCGTACAGCTGGATCCATGCCAAGATTTATAAGATACCGCTTGCCGATAAAGTCCCATGGAAAGAACGCTGGTCGGTCATGAGAAAAGCGCTTTTGCCGATTGGGTTTCCAATCATCATTATCGGCGGTATTTATTCCGGGATATTCAGCCCGACAGAAGCGGCAGGAGTTTCCGTTTTATATGCTTTCATTCTGGAAGTTTTAATTTTCCGTTCAATTAAATTGAGTGATATGCCACGCATTGCCTTATCGACAGGGCTGGTCACATCCGCTGTCTTTGTCCTTGTAGCGGGAGGACAGGCGTTCACATGGGCGATATCATTTGCGCGTATTCCGCAAATGGTGACGGAAACGGTGCTCGGTACGGACCCATCGGCGATGTACATACTCATCATCGTTACGATCTTTTTCTTCATTGGCTGTATGTTCGTCGATCCGATTGTCGTCATTTTGATCCTGACACCGATTTTTTACCGCGAGGCAATTGCGGCCGGTATCGACCCGATCCATCTCGGCGTCATCATTACATTCCAGGCTGCACTCGGTTCGGCGACTCCGCCATTCGGAGTCGATATTTTCACGGCAAGCGCGGTTTTCAATAAACCATATTTAGAAGTCATCAAAGGCACACCGCCTTATATTTTCATTCTGGTGACAATTGCCGTTCTGTTAGTTGTGTTTGAGGAAATTTCTCTTTTCCTTTTATAG
- a CDS encoding DctP family TRAP transporter solute-binding subunit, with product MFKKKSILVIAIMMVVSMVLAACGGGNAEEGNAEGGSDGEMESYNWRFVTEELDGQLQYEYAEEFAKRMKEKSDGKITIDVYEFGGLGSEVDQVEQLQNGAVQFAIMSPGFTGGMVKEGQLFALHFLFPDDLEKTQEILNTSEALNTDLTKKYEEHNITPLAYWTEGAMQWTSDKPITKPEDFKNFKMRTQTSPLILESYKAYGANPTPMSWGELYTALDRGTVQGQENPIFFIEDASFHEVQDHMTISNHNNYVAMTTVNTDWFKGLPDDVKALVTETVDEMRDWTFDLQTEMNKEMLTKIKENEEHPTEIHELTEEQREAFREEAKSVRDFYINEVSTVDGAILEKLMGEME from the coding sequence ATGTTTAAAAAGAAATCGATTTTAGTGATTGCCATTATGATGGTCGTCAGCATGGTGCTGGCTGCCTGCGGCGGAGGCAATGCTGAAGAAGGTAACGCAGAAGGCGGATCTGACGGTGAAATGGAGAGCTATAACTGGCGTTTTGTGACTGAGGAATTGGACGGCCAGCTGCAATATGAATATGCAGAAGAATTCGCGAAGCGCATGAAAGAGAAGTCAGATGGAAAAATCACGATCGATGTGTATGAGTTTGGCGGACTTGGCAGTGAAGTCGACCAGGTTGAGCAGCTGCAAAATGGCGCTGTGCAGTTTGCCATCATGTCACCGGGTTTCACAGGCGGCATGGTAAAAGAAGGCCAGCTATTCGCACTGCATTTCCTGTTCCCGGATGACCTGGAAAAGACACAGGAAATCCTGAATACAAGTGAAGCATTAAATACAGACCTTACGAAAAAATATGAAGAGCACAACATTACCCCGCTTGCATACTGGACTGAAGGTGCGATGCAGTGGACAAGCGACAAGCCGATCACAAAGCCGGAGGATTTCAAGAACTTCAAAATGAGGACCCAGACGTCACCGCTTATTCTTGAATCCTATAAAGCATACGGCGCCAACCCGACGCCAATGAGCTGGGGCGAGCTTTATACCGCCCTAGACCGCGGAACCGTCCAGGGCCAGGAAAACCCGATCTTCTTCATTGAAGATGCTTCGTTCCATGAAGTGCAGGATCACATGACGATTTCAAACCACAACAACTATGTTGCGATGACAACAGTCAATACAGACTGGTTCAAAGGGCTTCCTGATGATGTGAAGGCATTGGTTACGGAGACAGTGGACGAAATGCGGGACTGGACATTCGACCTGCAGACTGAAATGAACAAAGAAATGCTGACAAAAATTAAAGAAAATGAAGAACATCCGACTGAAATCCATGAGCTGACTGAAGAACAGCGCGAGGCCTTCAGGGAAGAGGCAAAGTCTGTACGTGACTTCTACATCAATGAAGTCTCTACGGTTGATGGTGCAATCCTGGAAAAGCTAATGGGTGAAATGGAGTAA
- a CDS encoding transposase, whose protein sequence is MVCRRNHREALFLDDRDFSTFLYILYDIHEKTPFELPCYCLMTNHFHLILRAHDQSISSVMALLNKRYASYYNNRYHLKGHLFEERFYSKVIYGDKGMLEVSRYIHMNPVRAGMVSDPAEYPWSSYPFYSTEIKDTPRYMNRSEILGALSGNMADSLSQYDSFCRKLED, encoded by the coding sequence ATTGTCTGCCGGAGAAACCATCGGGAAGCGCTTTTTCTTGATGATCGGGATTTTTCCACGTTTCTTTATATTTTGTATGATATCCACGAAAAGACCCCTTTCGAACTCCCCTGCTATTGTTTGATGACAAATCATTTCCACCTGATTCTCCGTGCGCACGATCAGTCCATTTCCAGTGTTATGGCTCTCTTGAACAAACGATATGCAAGTTATTATAACAACCGTTACCATCTGAAAGGCCATCTCTTTGAAGAACGCTTCTACAGCAAAGTTATCTATGGTGATAAAGGAATGCTGGAAGTCAGCCGTTATATTCACATGAACCCGGTCAGGGCAGGTATGGTTTCTGACCCGGCAGAATATCCGTGGAGCAGTTATCCGTTTTATTCAACCGAAATAAAGGACACTCCCCGGTATATGAACAGATCAGAAATTCTGGGAGCGTTGTCCGGGAATATGGCAGATTCACTATCACAGTATGATTCGTTTTGCAGGAAGCTAGAGGATTAG
- a CDS encoding class D sortase, with protein sequence MKKIGLLFVIAGFLTAGYAGVQLFDAKKQTDENLALAEKIVAAKQPPRSEEREVASSPERTFSEGEVIGVLQLPALGEKLPIIEGTDEDELAQGVGHYSGTAFPGQKDQILLSGHRDTVFRRLGELRPGDELVVEMETGSFRYRIDETEIVGADDTSVIRSTAPDEVLTVSTCYPFGYIGNAPDRYIIYAKRVEE encoded by the coding sequence ATGAAAAAGATTGGGCTGCTTTTCGTGATTGCAGGATTCTTGACTGCCGGTTATGCCGGCGTTCAGCTTTTTGATGCCAAGAAACAGACAGACGAGAACCTGGCGCTTGCTGAAAAAATAGTGGCTGCAAAACAACCGCCCCGCAGTGAAGAACGGGAAGTTGCTTCGTCTCCAGAGCGGACGTTTAGCGAGGGCGAAGTGATTGGGGTTCTCCAGCTTCCGGCGCTTGGCGAGAAACTGCCGATTATAGAAGGGACTGACGAGGATGAGCTGGCACAGGGGGTCGGCCATTATAGCGGAACGGCCTTTCCAGGTCAAAAAGACCAAATCCTGTTATCCGGACACAGGGACACTGTTTTTCGAAGGCTGGGAGAGCTTCGGCCCGGAGATGAATTGGTGGTTGAAATGGAAACGGGAAGCTTTCGGTATAGAATCGACGAAACGGAAATCGTCGGTGCTGACGACACCTCGGTTATAAGGTCTACGGCACCTGATGAAGTCCTGACCGTCTCGACCTGTTATCCGTTCGGCTATATCGGCAATGCGCCTGATCGGTATATTATCTATGCGAAAAGGGTTGAAGAATAG
- a CDS encoding alpha-amylase family glycosyl hydrolase, producing the protein MEAARQSHVSLDDFLSDKQHRHQSNVRDLYAFTIHFARTESDYGNWDLWIWEDGKAGHAYPFQNVNDGFATVTVVSPSKSIHVIPRKGEWEQQDLTHTIEVPNGEHQADVLLVQGDGRIYYANEQVQKETPEQRRMIEFTYKRHDNDYEGWNLWTWGNGIAGGRVDFERISDHGAVAYIEADSKTEQIGFVIRRWDSWEVKDPYSADRHIKVGPEPYTKVMVENGVAEVKQIPGNTGPVFKKNSIFFTYRDYDLFQEGRMAQIESVILKIGGKAYSMEYIEEEERFVYDAAGLEEGVYPYSFLVTKAGLTEERTDPANHWNGRSTVVYKCPEVKINAGVYPQKVTYRENVVLEVDTYVSDPAVSIKGIYADLSEIGGSRRQQFDPELNRQAIAVKQSIPAGIKTLPVTVVDEFGNEHTGEASIEVAADAVTDSADFDWDEARIYFMLTDRFYNGDPDNDDPYGEQYDKLHPETYHGGDFRGIIDKLDYLSDLGINTIWITPIVENIHWNVRHGHGGYQYGYHGYWAQDFTKIDKHLGDLDTFKELLEKAHDLGIKIMVDVVLNHAGYGLKEDDRDDGIPNFPADADRERFDGMFRAGGTDTVKGELAGMPDFMTENAEIRDKLIEWQADWLERSKTDRGDTIDYFRVDTVRHVEDTTWKAFKARLTEVKPDFKLIGEYFGGSVDEDGGFLNSGEMDSILDFEFKHQADQFIYGNIDETEQYLESRNGKLNNTSQLGQFLSSHDEDGFLVCRADWDEGKMKLAAALQITAKGQPVIYYGEEIGQSGKNAGNMDAGEYSENRYDFDWSRVGNEMHSHYRKMLNIRKAHSLIFSKGTRAKVAGGSEEGFLVFKRCYRGEEVLVGLNLSEESRVAEVPVPGEQGEAFADLYGGKEYTTDEGSVVKVELPGRGNGGTVVLVKT; encoded by the coding sequence ATGGAGGCAGCCAGGCAATCCCACGTTTCGCTGGATGACTTTTTAAGCGACAAGCAGCATCGGCATCAATCCAACGTAAGAGATTTGTATGCATTCACCATTCATTTTGCCCGTACGGAATCAGATTACGGCAATTGGGACCTGTGGATCTGGGAGGACGGTAAGGCGGGACATGCTTATCCGTTCCAGAACGTGAATGATGGGTTTGCGACTGTCACTGTGGTGTCCCCTTCAAAATCCATTCATGTCATTCCACGCAAAGGCGAATGGGAGCAGCAGGACCTTACGCATACGATCGAAGTGCCGAACGGTGAACATCAAGCGGATGTACTGCTCGTTCAGGGTGACGGCCGAATTTATTATGCAAATGAGCAGGTCCAGAAGGAAACCCCCGAACAGCGGCGCATGATCGAATTCACCTATAAACGGCATGACAATGACTATGAAGGATGGAATCTCTGGACGTGGGGTAATGGCATAGCCGGAGGCCGGGTTGATTTTGAACGGATTAGCGACCACGGGGCTGTCGCATATATTGAAGCGGACAGCAAGACCGAGCAAATCGGATTTGTCATCCGGCGGTGGGACAGCTGGGAAGTAAAAGACCCGTATAGTGCTGACCGTCATATTAAGGTCGGCCCGGAACCTTATACAAAAGTGATGGTTGAAAATGGCGTTGCTGAAGTGAAGCAAATCCCGGGGAACACCGGGCCGGTATTTAAAAAGAACTCCATATTCTTTACTTATCGGGATTACGATCTTTTTCAAGAAGGACGCATGGCGCAGATTGAAAGCGTCATTTTGAAAATTGGCGGCAAGGCATACAGCATGGAATATATAGAGGAGGAAGAACGGTTTGTCTATGATGCTGCCGGGCTGGAAGAAGGGGTCTATCCTTATTCGTTCCTCGTGACGAAAGCCGGGCTGACAGAAGAGCGGACAGACCCAGCCAATCACTGGAACGGCAGGTCAACGGTTGTATACAAGTGTCCTGAAGTGAAAATCAATGCCGGGGTCTATCCTCAAAAGGTGACGTACCGTGAAAATGTGGTGTTGGAAGTTGATACCTATGTATCCGATCCGGCCGTATCTATAAAAGGTATTTATGCGGATCTGTCTGAAATCGGCGGGAGCAGAAGGCAGCAATTCGACCCTGAGCTGAACCGGCAGGCAATCGCAGTGAAACAGTCTATTCCGGCAGGCATCAAAACGCTTCCTGTGACGGTTGTTGATGAATTCGGGAATGAACATACCGGTGAGGCATCAATTGAAGTGGCAGCGGATGCCGTAACCGATTCTGCCGACTTTGACTGGGATGAAGCCCGCATCTATTTCATGCTGACCGACCGTTTTTATAACGGTGATCCGGACAATGATGATCCGTATGGTGAACAGTATGATAAACTTCATCCGGAAACGTATCATGGCGGGGACTTCCGGGGGATTATCGATAAATTGGACTATCTTAGCGATCTCGGCATCAATACGATCTGGATTACGCCGATTGTTGAAAATATCCACTGGAACGTGCGTCATGGCCACGGCGGTTATCAGTATGGCTATCATGGTTACTGGGCACAGGATTTCACTAAAATTGATAAGCATTTGGGAGATCTTGACACTTTTAAGGAACTGCTTGAAAAAGCGCATGACCTCGGTATCAAAATCATGGTTGATGTTGTACTCAATCATGCCGGCTATGGGCTGAAAGAGGACGACAGGGACGATGGCATCCCGAATTTCCCGGCGGATGCTGACCGTGAACGTTTCGATGGCATGTTCCGCGCCGGAGGCACCGATACTGTGAAAGGCGAATTGGCAGGAATGCCTGATTTCATGACCGAAAACGCCGAGATCCGGGACAAGCTGATTGAATGGCAGGCTGACTGGCTCGAACGGTCAAAGACAGACCGCGGTGACACGATTGACTACTTCCGGGTCGATACCGTGCGCCATGTTGAAGATACGACGTGGAAGGCGTTCAAAGCACGTCTGACTGAGGTGAAGCCTGATTTTAAGCTGATCGGTGAATATTTCGGCGGCAGTGTCGATGAAGACGGCGGTTTCCTGAACAGCGGGGAAATGGATTCGATCCTCGATTTTGAATTCAAGCACCAGGCCGATCAATTCATTTACGGGAATATCGATGAGACGGAACAGTATCTTGAATCCCGAAACGGCAAGCTGAACAACACATCACAGCTCGGGCAGTTTTTGAGCAGCCATGATGAAGACGGGTTCCTCGTTTGCCGGGCGGATTGGGATGAAGGGAAAATGAAGTTGGCTGCCGCCCTCCAGATTACCGCAAAAGGCCAGCCGGTCATCTATTACGGTGAGGAAATCGGCCAATCCGGCAAAAATGCCGGCAATATGGATGCTGGAGAATACAGCGAAAACCGTTATGATTTCGACTGGAGCAGGGTCGGGAATGAGATGCACAGCCATTACCGGAAAATGCTGAACATCCGCAAGGCCCACTCCCTCATTTTTTCCAAAGGTACGAGGGCAAAAGTGGCGGGCGGCAGTGAAGAAGGCTTCCTCGTTTTCAAACGCTGTTACCGCGGAGAAGAGGTGCTGGTCGGTTTGAATCTATCTGAGGAAAGCCGGGTTGCGGAAGTGCCGGTTCCTGGTGAACAGGGTGAGGCTTTTGCAGATCTATACGGCGGTAAGGAGTATACCACTGATGAAGGTTCTGTTGTGAAAGTTGAGCTGCCTGGCCGGGGAAACGGCGGGACGGTTGTGCTGGTGAAAACATGA
- a CDS encoding DUF4825 domain-containing protein, producing the protein MTKKLLLLLMSFSLLLNGCSSVENAKEDIFGFKGTYIGDANTLGNMIRQLPSAEYFEGMELKTKEKPYGMVLAYSIEDEPVNEAAVKKTVLANAAFLFALVKNADWITFAFGDQRYTVTKEDLQKWYGKELASFKSADDLENLIQISLRDGMKVDEFFNDMNKAQDSL; encoded by the coding sequence ATGACTAAAAAACTCTTACTGTTGTTAATGTCTTTTTCACTATTGCTTAACGGCTGCAGCTCTGTTGAAAATGCGAAAGAGGATATTTTCGGGTTTAAGGGCACATATATAGGAGATGCAAATACGTTAGGGAACATGATCAGGCAGTTGCCAAGTGCCGAATATTTTGAAGGAATGGAACTGAAGACGAAGGAAAAGCCTTATGGAATGGTTTTGGCCTACAGCATTGAAGATGAACCTGTGAATGAAGCGGCCGTAAAGAAAACGGTCCTGGCCAATGCGGCATTTCTATTTGCATTGGTCAAAAATGCGGATTGGATTACGTTTGCTTTTGGAGACCAGCGGTATACGGTGACAAAAGAAGACTTGCAAAAGTGGTATGGAAAGGAGTTAGCAAGTTTTAAAAGTGCGGATGATTTGGAAAATCTCATTCAAATTTCTTTACGGGATGGAATGAAAGTGGATGAATTCTTTAATGACATGAACAAGGCGCAGGATTCACTTTAA